One window of the Salvia splendens isolate huo1 chromosome 1, SspV2, whole genome shotgun sequence genome contains the following:
- the LOC121804496 gene encoding non-specific lipid-transfer protein 1-like translates to MGGFGEVKVVCLVVVAAVTAESTISCGQVMRSVSPCLAYLRGSGPVAASCCDGVKNLNKAAATTPDRQAVCGCMKSLAPTVGAKADLINSLISKCGVALPYRYFSSMDCSKIQ, encoded by the exons ATGGGTGGTTTTGGAGAAGTTAAGGTAGTGTgtttggtggtggtggcggctgTGACTGCGGAAAGCACCATCTCATGCGGGCAGGTAATGAGGAGCGTATCCCCTTGCCTGGCATACCTCCGAGGAAGCGGACCAGTGGCGGCCTCTTGCTGTGATGGCGTGAAAAACTTGAACAAGGCCGCGGCCACAACACCTGATAGGCAGGCCGTGTGCGGCTGCATGAAGTCTCTTGCGCCAACCGTCGGGGCCAAGGCAGACTTGATTAATAGCCTCATTTCAAAATGTGGCGTCGCCCTTCCCTACCGCTACTTCTCATCCATGGACTGCTCCAA GATCCAATGA
- the LOC121803905 gene encoding uncharacterized protein LOC121803905 has protein sequence MLSLIIKTKEMNKWIGSVIPIPILEEVAEVLTKEVGVPFTWPQLYERFQFLEERHILFDKVVKTNGVYWNANTNVVMAPEQVWKPILKENILAAAYYYFWDPEFPRLRLLFGPQDIKQESAPLIFNISDTTMPVEDLNRMYKPSDGVGMAPTAELSVSVSSPPMPKVPKMKRNLFGDGFTNVGSQSNNEDMVTRMGKKYPPKPNKLPPSNLGSPHGSSCGSSNTHKY, from the exons ATGTTGTCCTTGATAATCAAAACTAAAGAAATGAACAAGTGGATCGGTTCCGTGATCCCCATACCCATCCTCGAAGAAGTGGCGGAGGTGCTCACTAAAGAAGTGGGGGTACCATTCACTTGGCCACAGTTGTACGAGAGATTTCAGTTCCTTGAAGAGAGACACATACTTTTCGACAAGGTAGTCAAAACCAACGGTGTGTATTGGAATGCTAACACCAACGTGGTCATGGCACCGGAGCAAGTATGGAAACCCATTTTGAAG GAAAATATATTGGCTGCAGCTTATTACTATTTTTGGGACCCCGAATTTCCAAGATTGAGGTTGCTGTTCGGACCACAAGATATTAAGCAGGAGAGTGCGCCACTGATATTCAATATTTCTGACACTACCATGCCCGTAGAGGATCTCAATAGGATGTATAAGCCATCAGATGGAGTTGGAATGGCGCCGACTGCGGAGCTTAGCGTGTCCGTCTCTTCTCCTCCCATGCCCAAAGTGCCAAAGATGAAACGCAATTTGTTTGGAGACGGGTTCACGAATGTGGGTAGTCAGTCCAACAACGAGGATATGGTAACGCGTATGGGGAAAAAATACCCCCCAAAGCCGAATAAATTGCCTCCAAGCAATTTAGGTTCGCCACATGGAAGTTCATGTGGCTCATCGAACACCCACAAGTATTGA